A single genomic interval of uncultured Pseudodesulfovibrio sp. harbors:
- a CDS encoding GAK system XXXCH domain-containing protein, whose translation MKKESRLDKYIAPSELPTFFRELADALEKGGEGDFACANDFKKIRIKIKDEFGKISLRVKFKSKATCEPTFDIAQDQPAAPLVKPEYKDLKKRMKSSFRMIFKMIHNDQIPPKDAVDSFLADSVLMVSYPGYGDDYYEAYTDACAEFAEAYKSGDLARLNETIDQIAFQKGHCHAKYD comes from the coding sequence ATGAAAAAAGAATCAAGGCTGGACAAATACATCGCCCCTTCCGAACTGCCGACTTTCTTCCGTGAGTTGGCAGACGCCCTTGAAAAGGGAGGAGAAGGCGACTTTGCATGTGCCAATGATTTCAAAAAGATACGCATAAAAATCAAGGACGAGTTCGGCAAAATATCTCTCAGGGTCAAGTTCAAATCAAAAGCGACATGCGAGCCTACATTTGATATTGCACAGGACCAGCCCGCCGCCCCATTGGTAAAGCCGGAATACAAAGACCTGAAAAAACGGATGAAATCAAGCTTCAGAATGATTTTCAAAATGATTCACAACGACCAGATCCCCCCCAAGGACGCTGTCGATTCCTTTCTGGCGGATTCCGTATTGATGGTATCGTATCCGGGGTATGGAGACGATTACTACGAGGCATACACTGATGCATGCGCGGAATTTGCCGAAGCGTACAAATCCGGCGACCTTGCCCGACTGAACGAAACAATTGACCAGATCGCCTTTCAGAAAGGGCACTGTCACGCCAAGTACGACTAA